One region of Triticum aestivum cultivar Chinese Spring chromosome 6B, IWGSC CS RefSeq v2.1, whole genome shotgun sequence genomic DNA includes:
- the LOC123137586 gene encoding uncharacterized protein: protein MGCGASKWRGPGVVRRGRPRSVGEVVVFLPGLRVPRTVDFSQSLGDHLDKSTVERLSSLRATVMTMAMQESAMALKPRRRATRHGGSGTANLLQALEDYLPVLLGLVKESEFCLRNKVQFVWANQEDDAEETSMADAWYEVLSVLHLMAMVCFLQANSLLLPRSYGEGHGPRVSEESRRATVDVFLKAGGYLDCAINQVLPQIPPEKRRALPVDLVEGNLKALSLQGLGQGVDMQLGLAIDNPKATLAVKRRLACEMVKYWQQIKDSIPELPLSDGWAKKHTLFVKWKYAEAKAAAYYFHGLILDEGNTEKSQEMATSSLQASEEFLKESKRASEVFHSTPPTSRISTPFGTTKHLLDMIPKETLSKLQNNQDLNTQERTSNTGVSRIITPPPPLPDFPLALNPEEYELPQLGPLLKKEANH, encoded by the exons ATGGGTTGTGGGGCGTCGAAATGGAGGGGTCCCGGTGTTGTGCGCCGGGGGAGGCCAAGAAGTGTCGGGGAGGTGGTCGTCTTCCTCCCGGGGCTCCGGGTACCTAGGACCGTAGACTTCTCGCAGTCTCTCGGTGATCACCTCGACAAGAGCACGGTGGAGAGGCTGTCTTCTCTAAGAGCAACGGTCATGACAATGGCAATGCAGGAATCGGCCATGGCCCTGAAGCCGAGGCGAAGGGCGACGCGGCACG GAGGGTCTGGCACTGCTAATCTTCTCCAGGCTTTGGAAGACTACCTGCCAGTTCTGCTAGGACTGGTGAAAGAAAGTGAGT tttgtttgagaaacaaagtgCAGTTTGTTTGGGCTAACCAAGAGGACGATGCTGAG GAGACATCCATGGCTGATGCTTGGTATGAGGTGCTGTCTGTGCTGCACCTCATGGCCATGGTGTGCTTCCTGCAGGCCAACTCCCTGCTTCTGCCGAGGTCATACGGCGAGGGCCATGGGCCAAGGGTCTCTGAAG AGAGCAGGCGAGCCACTGTTGATGTTTTCTTGAAAGCCGGTGGGTACTTGGATTGTGCAATTAATCAAGTACTTCCGCAGATACCGCCTGAAAAAAG AAGGGCACTCCCGGTAGATCTAGTTGAGGGAAATCTAAAAGCTCTTAGCTTGCAAGGACTTGGCCAG GGAGTTGATATGCAACTTGGATTGGCAATTGATAATCCAAAGGCCACTTTAGCAGTCAAACGGCGTTTAGCTTGCGAGATGGTCAAATATTGGCAGCAG ATTAAGGATAGCATACCAGAGCTTCCTTTGTCGGATGGATGGGCGAAAAAGCACACACTATTTGTTAAGTGGAAGTATGCTGAAGCAAAG GCTGCTGCATACTACTTCCATGGGTTGATTCTTGATGAGGGAAACACCGAGAAATCACAGGAGATGGCAACATCATCCCTACAAGCGTCAGAGGAGTTTCTGAAAGAGAGCAAAAGAGCCTCTGAGGTCTTCCATTCGACTCCTCCGACATCAAG GATCTCAACTCCTTTCGGAACAACCAAACATCTCTTGGATATGATCCCAAAAGAGACATTAAGCAAGCTACAGAATAACCAGGACCTTAACACCCAAGAAAG AACATCGAATACCGGAGTCAGCCGGATCATCACACCGCCGCCTCCATTGCCAGATTTCCCTTTGGCCCTAAATCCTGAGGAATATGAGCTTCCCCAATTAGGCCCGCTGTTGAAGAAGGAAGCTAACCACTAA
- the LOC123137585 gene encoding alcohol dehydrogenase-like 6 encodes MAAAASSSSPPAAITCRAAVAWGPGQALVMEDVEVAPPGPLEIRVKVVSTSICRSDVTQWQSTAQPDLFPRIFGHEASGVVESVGEGVTEFQVGDHALTVFIGECMSCKHCVSSKSNMCQTLGLERKGVMHSDQTTRFSIGGKPVYHYCAVSSFSEYAVVHSGCAVKVSPTMPMDRICLLSCGASAGLGAAWNVADVSKGSSVVIFGLGTVGLSVAQGAKLRGASKIIGVDTNPDKQEKGKSFGVTDFINPAELNEPVQQVVKRLTDGGADYSFECVGDTGVVSTALQSCSDGWGLTVTLGVPKAKPEVSAHYGLLLSGRTLKGSLFGGWRPKSDIPLLVEKYANKEIQVDGLVTHDMPFSDINKALELMLQNRCLRCVIHMPK; translated from the exons ATGGCCGCCGCTGCATCGTCCTCCTCCCCTCCAGCGGCCATCACCTGCCGAG CGGCGGTGGCATGGGGGCCGGGGCAGGCGCTGGTGATGGAGGACGTGGAGGTCGCCCCGCCGGGGCCACTAGAGATCCGCGTCAAGGTCGTCTCCACCTCCATCTGCCGCAGCGACGTCACCCAGTGGCAGTCCACG GCGCAGCCCGATCTGTTCCCCAGAATTTTCGGGCACGAAGCATCCGG GGTGGTCGAGAGCGTCGGGGAAGGAGTGACCGAGTTCCAAGTCGGAGACCACGCGCTCACCGTCTTCATCGGGGAATGCATGAGCTGCAAGCATTGCGTGTCGAGCAAAAGCAACATGTGCCAGACGCTCGGCCTGGAGAGGAAGGGCGTCATGCACAGCGACCAGACCACCCGCTTCTCCATCGGCGGGAAGCCCGTGTACCATTACTGCGCCGTGTCGAGCTTCAGCGAGTACGCGGTTGTCCACTCGGGCTGCGCGGTCAAGGTCAGCCCCACCATGCCCATGGACAGGATATGCCTGCTCAGCTGCGGCGCCTCTGCAG GCCTTGGTGCGGCTTGGAATGTTGCTGATGTATCCAAGGGATCAAGTGTAGTTATATTTGGTCTTGGAACTGTAGGACTTTCG GTCGCTCAAGGTGCTAAGCTACGGGGAGCTTCCAAGATTATTGGAGTAGATACCAATCCTGATAAGCAAGAAAAGG GGAAGTCTTTTGGTGTTACAGATTTTATTAATCCTGCCGAATTGAATGAACCTGTTCAGCAG GTAGTAAAACGGCTTACTGATGGAGGGGCTGATTACTCTTTTGAATGTGTGGGTGATACCGGAGTAGTCTCGactgcattgcaatcatgttcTGAT GGATGGGGCCTGACTGTAACTCTTGGCGTACCAAAAGCAAAACCAGAAGTTTCTGCTCATTATGGATTGCTTCTCTCTGGAAGAACACTGAAGGGGTCTTTGTTTGGAGGATGGAGACCCAAATCTGATATACCTTTGTTAGTGGAGAAGTACGCAAACAAG GAAATCCAAGTTGATGGCCTTGTCACACATGATATGCCATTCAGTGACATCAACAAAGCGCTTGAACTGATGCTACAAAACAGGTGTTTGCGATGCGTGATTCACATGCCAAAGTGA